One genomic region from Pseudomonas sp. R5-89-07 encodes:
- a CDS encoding ATP-grasp domain-containing protein, with translation MKQYVALVDVYSSGNFLPQYFRDAGFSLIHVQSTPELMPSMLGPNLSEFEHNLAFNNNAEEIVQRLREFNVTAVIAGQEPGVPFADYLSEQLQLSTTNGSAGSRARRDKFEMINKVAAAGLLTARQIKSSDPAELLAWVEAGQVFPCVIKPLSSASTDGVSICHNLEDVKRACEEVVSNLDIFGLPNTEILCQSYLKGSEYIVDTVSRDGQTYVCGIWRYVKREISGGKNIYDRDVLIAPDSAEANVLVDYIVQVLKALGINNGPAHSEVILTEAGPALVEVGARLNGNMEPRFHDISLGGNQAQLTYLAYCDGEAFKANYAAKRYHKLREACVINTDTTLQGEVTGFNEEAIHLIEGLPSVHKLSVKYKAGKLMKKTVDLLSSPLRVFLLSENQRDIDQDYEQIRQYKDNVYVIR, from the coding sequence ATGAAGCAGTACGTCGCATTGGTGGATGTCTACTCGAGCGGTAATTTCCTGCCCCAGTATTTTCGAGATGCCGGTTTCAGCCTGATCCATGTTCAGAGTACGCCCGAGCTGATGCCGAGCATGCTTGGGCCGAACCTGTCCGAGTTCGAGCACAATTTGGCGTTCAACAACAACGCTGAAGAGATCGTGCAACGCCTGCGTGAATTCAACGTCACCGCCGTCATTGCTGGCCAGGAGCCGGGCGTGCCATTCGCCGACTACCTGAGTGAACAATTGCAACTCTCCACCACCAACGGCAGTGCAGGTTCGCGTGCTCGCCGCGACAAGTTTGAAATGATCAACAAAGTCGCCGCCGCGGGGCTGTTGACCGCACGCCAGATCAAATCCTCGGACCCCGCCGAGCTGCTGGCCTGGGTAGAAGCCGGCCAGGTGTTTCCCTGCGTGATCAAACCGTTGAGCTCGGCGTCCACCGACGGGGTTTCCATCTGCCACAACCTTGAGGACGTCAAGCGCGCCTGTGAGGAGGTGGTGTCCAACCTGGATATCTTCGGCCTGCCCAACACGGAGATTCTTTGCCAGTCCTACCTCAAGGGGTCGGAGTACATCGTCGATACCGTCAGCCGTGATGGACAGACCTACGTGTGTGGGATCTGGCGCTATGTGAAGCGAGAAATCAGCGGCGGCAAGAACATCTACGACCGCGACGTGCTGATTGCCCCGGACAGTGCCGAGGCCAACGTGCTGGTGGACTACATCGTGCAAGTCCTCAAGGCATTGGGTATCAATAACGGCCCGGCCCATTCGGAAGTCATCCTCACCGAAGCCGGCCCCGCGCTGGTGGAAGTCGGTGCGCGCTTGAACGGCAACATGGAACCCAGGTTCCATGACATCAGCCTGGGCGGCAACCAGGCACAGCTCACCTACCTGGCGTACTGCGACGGTGAGGCGTTCAAGGCAAACTACGCCGCCAAGCGCTACCACAAGCTGCGGGAAGCTTGTGTCATCAACACCGACACCACGCTTCAAGGCGAGGTGACCGGCTTCAACGAAGAGGCGATCCACCTGATCGAGGGGCTGCCCTCGGTGCATAAGCTGAGCGTCAAATACAAGGCCGGCAAGCTGATGAAAAAGACCGTGGACCTGCTCAGCAGCCCGCTGCGAGTGTTCCTGTTATCGGAGAATCAGCGCGATATCGATCAGGATTACGAGCAGATCCGCCAATACAAAGACAACGTTTATGTGATTCGCTGA
- a CDS encoding proline dehydrogenase family protein has product MNTTDNSLLATLALKKLAANKTYRDLFLASETLRDFLRPAALRYIISEDRLEMLDKLGALLEKGYRTGVEFVGEEATTLAEVTTATDEYLKLIDLIAQHPKLGEPPQLGFDLSNVGTIISRELAIENCSKILAHADDKNVGVIISMERSQWTDSILDIFLQLSGRFPNVGITLQAQLNRTPDDLGAVLETGCKVRLVKGVYAEPAAIALPRGEALNERYLGLLDRINGGRGPFAFATQDPLLVEEILTSRIADRGELEMLHGVRPELIKAVKDQGQVKARVSAVYGTNWYLHLLHRVAEFPQNIFLALDDVASQRASETATHY; this is encoded by the coding sequence ATGAACACGACCGACAACAGCCTGCTGGCAACCTTGGCCCTGAAGAAGCTGGCGGCGAACAAGACCTATCGCGACTTGTTCCTGGCCAGCGAGACGCTGCGCGATTTCCTGCGTCCTGCAGCCCTTCGCTACATTATTTCCGAAGACCGCCTGGAGATGCTCGACAAGCTGGGCGCCCTGTTGGAGAAGGGCTATCGCACCGGCGTCGAGTTCGTCGGCGAGGAAGCGACTACGCTGGCCGAGGTGACCACCGCAACCGATGAGTACCTGAAGCTGATCGACTTGATCGCGCAGCACCCCAAGCTGGGCGAGCCGCCTCAGTTGGGGTTTGACCTGTCCAACGTCGGCACCATCATTTCCAGGGAGCTGGCGATCGAGAACTGCTCGAAGATCCTGGCCCATGCAGACGACAAGAATGTCGGTGTAATCATCAGCATGGAGCGCTCCCAATGGACGGATTCGATCCTCGATATCTTCCTGCAACTGAGCGGGCGTTTTCCCAACGTCGGTATCACCCTCCAGGCGCAATTGAACCGCACCCCGGATGACTTGGGCGCGGTCCTGGAAACCGGCTGCAAGGTACGCCTGGTCAAAGGCGTCTATGCTGAGCCTGCCGCCATTGCCTTACCCCGTGGCGAGGCGCTCAACGAGCGTTACCTGGGGTTGCTGGACCGGATCAACGGTGGCCGCGGGCCGTTTGCTTTCGCCACCCAGGACCCACTGCTGGTTGAAGAGATTCTCACCAGCCGCATCGCCGACCGAGGCGAGCTGGAGATGCTCCACGGCGTGCGCCCTGAACTGATCAAGGCGGTAAAGGACCAGGGCCAGGTCAAGGCCCGGGTGTCGGCGGTGTACGGCACCAACTGGTACTTGCACCTGCTGCACCGTGTGGCTGAGTTTCCGCAGAACATTTTCCTGGCGCTGGATGACGTAGCCTCGCAGCGGGCCTCTGAAACCGCCACTCATTACTGA
- a CDS encoding fatty acid desaturase family protein, whose amino-acid sequence MLVDKNIEPGGQNAAGISRETFGMLKHLCKKDNYHWAIALGKDYSIIAFAIYLSVGVSYWFYPVSLFLIGTTQRALANVLHESSHKLLAKNRAINWFAGTFLSGYLIFHLYQSYSTSHVKNHHVHLGHPEKDPDYNFHLKCGLYDLQQSEREFFLKNVVMALSGYRTLQYIKYIVKDRLQGQDARIRKERVLMWAYWAVIFAVVAWFGLAVELVLFWFVPLFTAAVAVGWIIELAEHYPLPAVESEKLLLTRNRKGNALENFFFGRHDDNYHLVHHLHPSIPHWNMRKAHELLMSHPEYARWDNLWAGIFTRDRHSRHKETLLSYAAKFRAHKIANHADDSSFARRMLNQAYGV is encoded by the coding sequence ATGCTGGTCGATAAAAACATAGAGCCAGGTGGCCAAAACGCTGCGGGTATTTCCCGTGAAACCTTCGGGATGCTCAAGCACCTGTGCAAGAAAGATAACTACCATTGGGCGATAGCACTGGGTAAGGATTATTCAATCATCGCCTTTGCCATTTATCTGTCCGTGGGCGTCAGCTATTGGTTTTATCCCGTTTCGCTGTTTCTCATCGGCACCACTCAACGTGCCCTGGCGAACGTGTTGCACGAGTCAAGTCACAAACTGTTGGCGAAAAACCGGGCGATCAACTGGTTTGCCGGTACCTTTCTCTCGGGGTACCTGATCTTCCATCTTTACCAGTCCTACAGCACCTCGCACGTCAAAAACCACCATGTGCACCTGGGGCACCCGGAAAAAGACCCGGACTACAATTTCCATCTCAAGTGCGGCCTGTACGACCTCCAGCAAAGCGAGCGCGAGTTCTTCCTGAAGAACGTGGTGATGGCGTTATCGGGTTACCGCACCCTTCAATACATCAAGTACATCGTCAAGGACCGGCTCCAGGGCCAGGACGCGCGCATCCGCAAGGAACGCGTGCTGATGTGGGCCTACTGGGCAGTGATTTTTGCAGTGGTTGCCTGGTTTGGCCTTGCGGTTGAACTGGTGCTGTTCTGGTTCGTGCCGCTGTTCACGGCCGCCGTAGCCGTGGGTTGGATCATCGAGCTGGCCGAGCATTATCCGTTGCCCGCCGTTGAAAGCGAAAAGCTCCTGCTGACCCGTAACCGTAAGGGCAATGCGCTGGAAAACTTCTTTTTCGGCCGCCACGACGATAATTACCACCTCGTGCACCACCTGCACCCGTCTATCCCCCACTGGAACATGCGCAAGGCCCATGAGCTGCTGATGTCGCACCCCGAGTACGCGCGTTGGGACAACCTCTGGGCCGGGATTTTTACCCGTGACCGGCATAGCCGCCACAAGGAAACCCTGCTCAGTTACGCGGCCAAATTCCGCGCTCACAAAATTGCCAACCACGCCGACGACTCGAGTTTCGCACGTCGCATGCTCAACCAGGCCTACGGGGTTTAA
- a CDS encoding LuxR family transcriptional regulator: MFHSFPCIEEFSYGVGRFWSEAYGLKLSCRIVNLTRCHSSGTIFMRSDGQTNNNTLMQPADVHQLLDAELSRRGLGHFEVYQCGPTLDEAEIITNYPDALDRGDTADDFYQRGQLLSLSKNRIKPFFWSDENILAPAAEAVPVPGPCAPVAEGASFIVHGNRGFYSILNLCSFGEHQQFRDRVLANKSELQMLLVSVYDEALEAAQAVVPTETVLTPRETEVLSWTSLGKTYNEIALLVSMSPRTVKFHMKNIFSKLDVTNGKSAIRKALQLGYIRQQA, translated from the coding sequence GTGTTTCATTCTTTCCCTTGTATAGAGGAATTTTCCTACGGTGTGGGTCGGTTCTGGTCGGAAGCTTACGGATTGAAGCTCTCCTGTCGGATCGTTAACCTCACCCGTTGTCACTCATCAGGGACGATATTCATGCGAAGCGATGGACAAACCAATAACAACACGCTCATGCAACCTGCCGATGTGCATCAATTGCTCGATGCCGAGCTGAGCCGACGTGGCCTCGGGCATTTTGAGGTCTATCAGTGTGGGCCCACGCTGGATGAAGCGGAAATCATCACTAACTACCCCGATGCGCTGGACCGTGGTGACACTGCGGATGACTTTTACCAGCGTGGTCAATTGCTGTCCTTGTCCAAAAACCGCATAAAGCCGTTTTTCTGGAGCGATGAAAACATCCTTGCACCCGCGGCAGAAGCGGTCCCGGTGCCAGGGCCGTGTGCCCCCGTCGCTGAGGGTGCCAGTTTTATCGTGCATGGAAACCGGGGGTTTTATTCCATCCTCAACTTGTGCAGTTTTGGCGAACATCAACAGTTTCGTGATCGGGTGCTCGCCAATAAAAGTGAACTGCAGATGCTGCTGGTCTCGGTCTATGACGAGGCCCTGGAAGCGGCGCAAGCCGTGGTCCCCACAGAAACCGTGCTGACACCTCGGGAGACGGAGGTATTGTCCTGGACCAGCCTGGGCAAGACCTATAATGAAATAGCGCTGCTGGTTTCAATGAGTCCGCGCACGGTCAAGTTCCATATGAAGAATATCTTCAGCAAGCTGGATGTGACCAACGGGAAGTCCGCCATTCGCAAAGCCCTGCAGCTGGGTTATATCCGCCAACAGGCCTGA
- a CDS encoding pyridoxal phosphate-dependent aminotransferase, producing the protein MVSVSRRSLLALGAALPVLGHLDWAVASPAPTASGPVLLNYNESPYGPSKAALEAMQTGMAASGRYPYPHMYALAALFARQQGINEDNVAVFAGSMAALRYAVLAFTSPARGLVMATPSYEVPRQAAESNKAAVHEVDLNAQHAHDVPAMLAANPQAGMLYLCNPNNPTGTLTPTEAIRQALANKPEGSVLVVDEAYIDFCDAPSCVSWVKDHDDVLVLRTFSKIYGMAGARLGLAIGHPRLLERLAVFGGDNVPAGTSLLGAQASLEDVKLLGQRKALNASLRDETIAWLKGRGYACTASQSNCFMIDVRQPAEQVVERLAVQQVLVGRVWKNWPQWVRVTVGNKQQMQRFCEVFAAQIA; encoded by the coding sequence ATGGTCAGCGTCAGTCGTCGGTCCCTTCTCGCCCTGGGCGCGGCCTTGCCTGTGCTTGGGCATCTCGATTGGGCGGTCGCCAGCCCTGCGCCGACGGCGTCTGGCCCTGTATTGCTCAATTACAACGAAAGCCCTTATGGGCCATCAAAAGCGGCGCTTGAGGCGATGCAGACGGGGATGGCGGCATCGGGGCGTTATCCTTACCCGCACATGTATGCGTTGGCGGCGCTGTTTGCCCGGCAGCAAGGCATCAACGAGGACAACGTGGCGGTGTTCGCCGGCTCCATGGCCGCTCTGCGCTATGCCGTGTTGGCATTCACCAGCCCGGCCCGAGGCCTGGTGATGGCCACGCCGTCCTACGAAGTTCCTCGCCAGGCCGCCGAATCGAACAAGGCAGCGGTGCATGAAGTGGACCTCAATGCCCAGCATGCCCATGATGTACCGGCCATGCTCGCGGCCAATCCCCAGGCCGGCATGCTGTACCTGTGCAACCCGAACAACCCGACCGGCACCCTGACTCCCACCGAGGCCATCCGCCAGGCACTGGCGAACAAACCCGAAGGCAGCGTGCTGGTGGTGGACGAAGCCTATATCGACTTCTGCGATGCCCCCAGTTGCGTGAGTTGGGTCAAGGATCACGACGATGTGCTGGTTTTGCGCACCTTCTCGAAGATTTACGGTATGGCCGGCGCGCGCCTGGGTTTGGCGATCGGCCATCCCAGGCTGTTGGAGCGCCTGGCGGTGTTCGGCGGCGACAACGTACCGGCCGGCACCAGCCTGCTGGGTGCGCAGGCCAGCCTGGAAGACGTCAAGTTGCTGGGCCAGCGCAAGGCGCTCAATGCCAGCTTGCGTGATGAGACGATCGCTTGGCTCAAGGGCCGGGGCTATGCCTGCACGGCTTCACAGAGCAATTGTTTCATGATCGACGTGAGGCAGCCGGCAGAGCAGGTGGTTGAGCGCCTGGCTGTCCAGCAGGTGCTGGTCGGACGGGTGTGGAAGAACTGGCCGCAGTGGGTGCGGGTGACGGTGGGTAATAAGCAGCAAATGCAGCGGTTTTGCGAGGTGTTCGCGGCACAGATAGCCTGA
- a CDS encoding helix-turn-helix transcriptional regulator yields MHRREKTEHLKSNIRYLIKSRGETQLSLSSAAGLTRTTIYNILEGKVANVQQSTIRKISDFFGVSYEEIETINFEAKEIIESNVSPLGNMNPAAVPVLKESLLMQNLGKRIGELATLFPLTYYFGVSCNLIGVELEHGIPGLNEPGDLLIVQKGASSDDKEKLVYDRATKKLFISLEPCAHSDRLCVIGDILEERFNDHG; encoded by the coding sequence ATGCACAGACGGGAAAAAACCGAGCACCTGAAAAGCAACATCAGGTACTTGATCAAAAGTCGCGGCGAAACCCAGCTTTCGTTAAGCAGCGCCGCAGGCCTGACCAGGACCACCATCTACAACATCCTGGAGGGCAAGGTCGCCAACGTACAGCAGTCGACCATTCGCAAGATCTCCGACTTTTTCGGCGTCTCCTACGAAGAAATCGAGACCATCAACTTCGAAGCCAAGGAAATCATCGAGAGCAATGTTTCTCCGCTGGGCAATATGAACCCGGCGGCGGTGCCGGTGCTCAAGGAAAGCCTGTTGATGCAGAACCTGGGCAAGCGTATCGGCGAGCTGGCCACGCTGTTTCCGCTGACGTACTACTTCGGCGTGTCCTGCAATTTGATCGGCGTAGAGCTGGAACACGGGATTCCGGGCCTCAATGAGCCAGGGGACCTGCTGATCGTGCAAAAGGGTGCGTCCAGCGACGACAAGGAAAAGCTGGTGTACGACCGTGCCACCAAAAAACTGTTCATTAGCCTCGAACCCTGTGCACATTCAGATCGCCTGTGTGTCATCGGCGATATTCTCGAGGAGCGCTTCAATGACCACGGCTGA
- a CDS encoding queuosine precursor transporter: MTTAETSIENSKYKLLGFENDKRLAVVMVIATGKVIKIKLSEVLNSEMMDNFNKLEIKNLYKKFYSQAGTLTAYEMNDRNENSWMIYIILNLLLFTFYIFTSIAATKPIYLESMGIIVTPGTFLYPLTFLIVDLLNENFGLRLARRAILFAFASNAMIIILLYGSTFLPGLPGWKLDGPYNDVILQVSSVLIASSVSFLVSENINSYLLCKIKELTNSRYLYLRIFLSTFFAVIIDSFLFCFIAFYGVMQTSDILSMIYVQIAIKVGFAFFNILPAYGARSLFKRYLTSASA; this comes from the coding sequence ATGACCACGGCTGAAACAAGCATTGAAAACAGCAAATACAAGCTGCTGGGCTTTGAAAATGACAAGCGCCTGGCGGTGGTCATGGTGATCGCCACCGGCAAGGTCATCAAGATCAAGCTCAGCGAAGTGCTCAACAGCGAAATGATGGACAACTTCAACAAGCTGGAAATCAAGAACCTCTACAAGAAGTTCTACTCACAGGCCGGCACACTCACCGCGTACGAGATGAACGACCGCAATGAAAACTCGTGGATGATCTACATCATCCTGAACCTGTTGCTGTTCACGTTCTATATTTTCACCAGCATCGCCGCGACCAAACCGATTTACCTGGAATCGATGGGCATCATCGTCACGCCGGGCACTTTTCTCTACCCGTTGACCTTCCTGATCGTGGACCTGCTGAACGAGAACTTCGGCCTGCGCCTGGCCCGCAGGGCGATTCTGTTTGCGTTTGCCAGTAACGCGATGATCATCATCCTGCTCTATGGCTCGACGTTCCTGCCTGGGTTGCCGGGCTGGAAACTCGATGGACCTTACAACGACGTGATCCTGCAAGTATCGTCGGTGCTGATCGCCTCTTCGGTGTCGTTCCTGGTGTCGGAGAACATCAATTCCTACCTGCTGTGCAAAATCAAGGAACTGACCAACTCCCGATACCTGTACCTGCGGATTTTCCTCAGTACGTTCTTTGCGGTGATCATCGACAGCTTCCTGTTCTGCTTTATCGCTTTCTATGGCGTCATGCAGACCAGCGACATCTTGAGCATGATCTATGTACAGATCGCGATCAAAGTCGGCTTTGCGTTCTTCAACATCCTGCCCGCCTATGGGGCGCGTTCGTTGTTCAAACGCTATCTGACCAGTGCCAGCGCATAA
- the queC gene encoding 7-cyano-7-deazaguanine synthase QueC — translation MSKKAVMVFSGGQDSTTCLIQALKLYDEVHCITFDYGQRHVAEIEVARKLAKQLGATVHKVMDVSLLNELAISSLTRDNIPVPTVNSSGESLPSTFVPGRNILFLTLAAIYAYQVKAQTVITGVCETDFSGYPDCRDEFVKALNQALKLGMEYDVRLDTPLMWLNKAETWALADYHGQLELVREQTLTCYNGIIGTGCGECDACNLRARGLNEYLQNKADVMQSLKHKLQLK, via the coding sequence ATGAGTAAAAAAGCCGTTATGGTGTTCAGTGGCGGGCAGGACTCGACCACCTGCCTGATCCAGGCGCTGAAGCTGTATGACGAAGTGCACTGCATCACCTTCGATTATGGCCAGCGCCACGTGGCGGAAATCGAAGTGGCCCGCAAGCTGGCCAAGCAACTGGGCGCCACCGTGCACAAAGTGATGGATGTGTCGCTGCTCAATGAGCTGGCGATCAGCAGCCTCACCCGCGACAACATCCCCGTGCCGACCGTGAACAGCTCAGGTGAGAGCCTGCCGAGCACCTTCGTGCCGGGGCGCAATATCCTGTTCCTGACCCTGGCCGCGATCTACGCCTATCAAGTCAAGGCGCAGACCGTGATCACCGGCGTCTGCGAAACCGACTTTTCGGGCTACCCGGATTGCCGTGACGAGTTCGTCAAAGCGCTCAACCAGGCCCTCAAGCTGGGCATGGAATACGACGTGCGTCTCGACACCCCGCTGATGTGGCTGAACAAGGCCGAGACCTGGGCCCTGGCCGATTACCATGGGCAACTGGAGCTGGTGCGCGAGCAGACACTGACCTGCTACAACGGCATCATCGGCACCGGCTGTGGCGAATGTGATGCGTGCAACCTGCGCGCGCGAGGCTTGAATGAATACCTGCAGAACAAGGCGGATGTGATGCAAAGCCTCAAGCACAAGTTGCAACTGAAGTAG
- the cyoE gene encoding heme o synthase → MSLKHFIQITKPGIIFGNVLSVAGGFFLASKGHVDLAIFLAAMIGTSLVVASGCVFNNCIDRDIDIKMERTKNRVLVQGLISLKLALIFATVLGVAGVVLLYKVANPLAALFAVIGFVIYVGLYSLYLKRKSVHGTLVGSLSGAMPPVIGYVAVTNSFDMAALVLLVMFSLWQMPHSYAIAIFRFNDYLAASIPVLPVKRGIQVAKKHILLYILAFLVATLMLTFSGYAGMSYLAVAAAMGMYWLYMAWTGYKAVDDTVWARKLFVFSIFTITALSVMMSLDFQVPKELLLTYAH, encoded by the coding sequence ATGTCGCTTAAGCACTTTATCCAAATCACCAAACCGGGGATCATTTTCGGTAACGTGCTTTCTGTGGCGGGCGGTTTCTTCCTGGCCTCCAAGGGACATGTCGATCTGGCCATCTTCCTGGCTGCGATGATCGGTACGTCCCTGGTGGTTGCTTCCGGTTGCGTGTTCAACAACTGCATCGACCGTGACATCGACATCAAGATGGAGCGCACCAAGAATCGTGTGCTGGTCCAGGGCCTTATCTCCCTGAAACTGGCACTGATCTTCGCGACCGTCCTGGGTGTTGCGGGCGTGGTGTTGTTGTACAAGGTGGCCAATCCGCTGGCGGCGCTGTTTGCCGTGATCGGTTTTGTCATCTACGTCGGCCTCTACAGCCTCTACCTCAAGCGCAAGTCGGTACACGGCACGCTGGTGGGTAGTCTGTCGGGGGCAATGCCGCCGGTGATTGGTTATGTGGCTGTAACCAATAGCTTCGACATGGCAGCGCTGGTGCTGCTGGTGATGTTCAGCCTGTGGCAGATGCCGCATTCCTACGCCATCGCGATTTTCCGCTTCAATGACTACCTGGCTGCGTCGATTCCGGTTCTGCCGGTCAAGCGTGGCATCCAGGTAGCCAAGAAACACATCCTGCTCTACATCCTGGCCTTCCTCGTGGCGACCTTGATGTTGACCTTCAGTGGCTACGCCGGCATGAGCTACCTCGCCGTCGCCGCGGCCATGGGCATGTACTGGTTGTACATGGCCTGGACCGGCTACAAGGCGGTGGATGACACCGTCTGGGCGCGCAAGCTGTTCGTGTTCTCGATCTTCACCATCACCGCGCTCAGCGTGATGATGTCCCTGGATTTCCAAGTGCCGAAAGAGCTGTTGCTGACCTACGCACACTGA
- the cyoD gene encoding cytochrome o ubiquinol oxidase subunit IV encodes MANAHSHDHDSHDASHGSVKSYAIGFILSVILTLIPFGLVMYPTLPKSITLMIVLAFAVIQVLVHLVYFLHLDRSKEQRDNVIAFVFAGLVILLLVGLSIWIMFSIHTFMMAK; translated from the coding sequence ATGGCTAATGCACACTCCCATGACCATGACAGCCATGATGCAAGCCACGGCAGCGTCAAGTCGTACGCCATCGGCTTCATCCTGTCGGTAATCCTGACGCTCATCCCGTTCGGTCTGGTGATGTACCCGACCCTGCCGAAGTCGATCACCCTGATGATCGTACTGGCGTTCGCGGTGATTCAGGTGCTGGTTCACCTGGTGTACTTCCTGCATTTGGATCGTTCCAAAGAGCAGCGCGATAACGTGATTGCGTTCGTGTTCGCAGGCTTGGTCATCCTGCTGCTGGTTGGCTTGTCGATCTGGATCATGTTCAGCATCCATACGTTCATGATGGCGAAGTGA
- a CDS encoding cytochrome o ubiquinol oxidase subunit III, which translates to MSNLVTNAGHAHVDDHGHDDHHHDSGPMTVFGFWLYLMTDCILFASIFAVYAVLVNNVAGGPSGHDIFELPYVLGETALLLFSSITYGFAMLAFYKGNKKGVLSWLALTFLFGLGFIGMEINEFHLLISEGYGPHRSGFLSAFFTLVGTHGLHVTAGLLWMAVMMYQVNKHGLTNTNKTRLSCLSLFWHFLDVVWICVFTVVYLMGTL; encoded by the coding sequence ATGTCGAACTTAGTGACCAATGCTGGACACGCCCATGTCGATGACCATGGGCACGATGACCATCACCACGACTCGGGGCCGATGACCGTTTTCGGTTTCTGGCTCTACCTGATGACCGACTGCATCTTGTTTGCGTCGATCTTCGCGGTGTACGCGGTACTGGTAAACAACGTAGCGGGTGGCCCGTCGGGCCACGACATCTTCGAACTGCCTTACGTGCTCGGCGAAACCGCCTTGCTGTTGTTCAGCTCGATCACCTACGGCTTCGCCATGTTGGCCTTCTACAAGGGCAACAAGAAAGGCGTACTGAGCTGGTTGGCACTGACCTTCCTGTTCGGCCTGGGCTTCATCGGCATGGAGATCAACGAGTTCCACCTGCTGATCTCCGAAGGCTACGGCCCGCACCGTTCCGGCTTCCTGTCCGCGTTCTTCACGCTGGTAGGCACCCACGGTCTGCACGTAACAGCCGGCCTGCTGTGGATGGCGGTGATGATGTATCAGGTCAATAAACACGGCCTGACCAACACCAACAAGACTCGCCTGAGCTGCCTGAGCCTGTTCTGGCACTTCCTGGACGTGGTCTGGATCTGCGTCTTCACCGTTGTTTACCTGATGGGGACCCTGTAA